In Engraulis encrasicolus isolate BLACKSEA-1 chromosome 24, IST_EnEncr_1.0, whole genome shotgun sequence, a single genomic region encodes these proteins:
- the LOC134441025 gene encoding GRB10-interacting GYF protein 2-like, producing the protein MNRLSQDARASLGPAAEEGLKLVFSARAEETEKRLQALRLVVEKQMKDMEELQVSQQARRQAWKKEKADLHQAIDDARHQEYLKKSHEFTNCQADLNAALEELQKATEEHEAMKKEEEESKRILSQPKAPAAAEQELGKNVTSEEASIPEEQVLEEQLQDSTPCPTDVDLQIQMEMEFMRLEKRSVFDRIATRFMKKKEGFAAEFAKKQEEILAAHVKERRKLKEKTRKEMEKTHKAELKEQSKREAKMRTEAKKAAAAEEGRQTRFCFCF; encoded by the exons ATGAATCGCCTGAGCCAGGATGCGAGGGCTAGCCTCGGCCCGGCTGCTGAGGAGGGGCTGAAGCTGGTTTTCAGCGCCCGTGCAGAGGAGACGGAAAAGCGGCTGCAGGCCTTGAGGTTAGTGGTCGAGAAGCAGATGAAGGACATGGAGGAGCTCCAGGTCTCCcagcaggcacgcagacaggcctggaaaaaagagaaagccgACCTCCACCAGGCCATTGATGATGCCAGACACCAGGAGTACCTCAAGAAGAGCCACGAGTTCACAAACTGTCAGGCTGACCTCAATGCAGCCCTGGAGGAGCTGCAGAAGGCAACGGAAGAACATGAAGccatgaagaaggaggaggaggagagcaaacgCATCCTCTCCCAGCCAAAGGCACCTGCTGCTGCGGAGCAAGAATTG GGAAAGAATGTGACCTCTGAAGAGGCAAGCATCCCTGAGGAACAAGTGCTGGAGGAACAACTTCAGGACAGCACGCCATGCCCAACTGATGTGGACCTTCAG ATCCAGATGGAAATGGAGTTCATGCGCTTGGAGAAGCGGTCCGTCTTCGACAGGATTGCCACAAGGTTTATGAAGAAGAAGGAGGGCTTCGCCGCAGAGTTCGCCAAAAAACAGGAAGAAATCCTGGCTGCTCAcgtaaaagagaggaggaagctAAAGGAGAAAAcaaggaaagagatggagaaaacaCACAAGGCCGAACTGAAAGAGCAGAGTAAACGGGAGGCCAAAATGAGAACGGAGGCCAAGAAGGCCGCAGCGGCAGaagaaggcaggcagacaagatTTTGCTTCTGCTTCTAA